TACATTCATATATTCAAGACATTGAAGGTATTTGTAATGGACCTGAATTTAAAGGATTTGATAGTGTCACAGATAAACAAGTATTAGGCTTTCTAGGAGTATTGTCGATAAATCATGCTAATCATGTATGTCCTATTTGTCAGAAATTTACTCAACATATTAGATCAATAATAGAACCTACATTATTGACAGTTAGTGATAAATCAAGTTTGCACATAATTCATTATCTTTATCAACAAATTCCTGAAAATGATGGTCTTTGCTCTATTTTACTACCTGGCTGTCATGAACAACTTTCAAAGAATAGTACAGTAGGTACACGTGCAACAAAATGTTTAGAATGTCCATTATGTATGACAGGAACAACAGTTTTGGAACATACTGTTTTTTTCAATCAACAATTTGTTACTGAAGCACACTCTTTCTTAAATGCTTCAATATTTCATAATATATGCTCAGAATTATGTAATATGGGTCCTAGTAAGTTTaccatattattttatgtatattcaaattttagcATCACTTTTTCCAAATGGAGTCTCTTATAGTACCTGTAGAAATTCAATGTCAGaattctatatttttataataaatgcattaaaaaatattcttataccaaataatttttgttcatTGGAAACTGATGCATGTAAGCCTGGGGAAACACCTAACATTTTAACATGTTTACAAGATTTATGCTTAGATGGTTTACCAAAAATTATGCAAGATATTTGTAAAGTTATACCATCTGATCCAACTGAGGCTGCTTATTTTATTGGATTAAAACAAAAACCAGAAGATGATAAAAAACAACGACAAATGATTAGAGATATGCTAAAATCTGaactttaaaattagtaACATCAAacattcataaaattttatttttgtataaatttttgtgccaattaaattaaaaatagtataggtttaatttttctctttttattttttgtaaatttaataactttcagaatttataaatagtaaataaaacaaaaaaaagacattttcaaataaattataattttatgtaatattaatgaaattctttttcattttattattataattttgataaacatttttaatttatggatattgataaatttttccttatttaaattattttaatgtaggtaaaaaagtttgattaaaataatttttcaatatatgcttttccaaatattttatttttttgttttaaaaagacTTTCTATATATTAAGTGGTAAAATGtatctttatattatttaaaatatattcactGATTGGTAATtacctttttaaaatttttttaaattttgttgtttAAGTGTATTagtatttatcaatttatttatacacAACATGGCTCGAATTGCTCATCGTCCAGGTGGGTTTAATTTGCCCAAAAAGAAGCACAATTCTGGTAGACATCGTACAAAAGGAGAAATTAACAGAATACAAACAggaaaaattgatattaaggtatcttcaaaaaaacataaatctCTTGTAGGAAGAAATCAACGTAAATTAACAGGAAAAGAAAGAAGAATGATGCATAGAAATCAAATTCTAACTGAAAAACGATTGAAAGGTTTAAAATGTGCTGCAATTGTGGTatgtaaatttaatgttttctattttattttaatatatttagacGGTAGTATCTTTTGATTTTGGATTTAAagttgataaatttattgaagCTATTGTTGCTCATGAAGatattgaatataaattCAATCCAGCAAATACAGTTTTATATGCAAAATTGAAACGTTTTCAAAATGCTCAATTAGGATTTATGATTCCTGAGTATGGTAATATTGATGCAGTTTACAATTGCTTAAAAACATCAGATATTATGATGATTATTTGGCCAGGAAATGGAGAATTATCAGAAACACAAAAAGACTTTATTCGCCACGTAAAAGCTTTTGGTGCTCCTTCTGTTATTCATTTTACACCTTCTGTCACTAATCAAAAAGAGAAAAGtcaaaataaacaaattctTGATAAAGTGATTAGTAATTGGGCATTTGGAGaagaaaaatttcattatttagaTACAAAAGACATATATAATTCTTTACGGctaataaaagattataagaaaaaaccTATGGCTATTCAAGTTAAAAGAAGTTTTTTAGTTGCTGATGATATAAGTGTTATTGGAGATCCAGAAGAATATATAACCGCTATAAAATGTGTCGTTCGTGGAGCTCCTTTAAATCCAAATAGACTTTTATGTCTTCAAAGTGTTGGCAATTTCCAAATAGCAAAAATTGTTGAAACAGATTCTTTATGGGATACAAAAGATGGATCTTTTGAACTTCATCCTAAACCTGGAAAAAGAGAATGGATACCAGATCATGAGAAGCAAGAAGATCTTCAAGAATCTATAATTCCAGATCCAATGGAAGGAGAACAAACTTGGCCATCAAAAGATGATTATGAAATGGCAAAAAAACCTAGCgaaataattaatgaatcaacaaaaaaaattacagtTAAAGTACCAAAAGGAACATCAGACTATCAGGCTGCATGGTTTGTAAATGATGATGAAGAgaatgatgatgatgatgatgatcaAGAAATGGATGAGTGTATGTCTGATGAAGAGAATTGGGAACCTAAAGAGGAAGATGAGGAGGAAGATACTAGAACTATAATGGATGACAATGCAACAATTCATATGAATGAACAAG
This Strongyloides ratti genome assembly S_ratti_ED321, chromosome : 2 DNA region includes the following protein-coding sequences:
- a CDS encoding Saposin B domain-containing protein; this encodes MFRFSIALILFLSNLNILSYGNRNYYNECKLEVINAQKIFVNMINERIKIEKSKREERIENFLKNTKPFDDDVTTASTPQPPDCPYLPNATIFPNPSVSSNLNNQQEQLFSKFIIPNFLNVPVGEDPFVFYLEKLHSYIQDIEGICNGPEFKGFDSVTDKQVLGFLGVLSINHANHVCPICQKFTQHIRSIIEPTLLTVSDKSSLHIIHYLYQQIPENDGLCSILLPGCHEQLSKNSTVGTRATKCLECPLCMTGTTVLEHTVFFNQQFVTEAHSFLNASIFHNICSELCNMGPTSLFPNGVSYSTCRNSMSEFYIFIINALKNILIPNNFCSLETDACKPGETPNILTCLQDLCLDGLPKIMQDICKVIPSDPTEAAYFIGLKQKPEDDKKQRQMIRDMLKSEL
- a CDS encoding Pre-rRNA-processing protein TSR1 homolog, translating into MARIAHRPGGFNLPKKKHNSGRHRTKGEINRIQTGKIDIKVSSKKHKSLVGRNQRKLTGKERRMMHRNQILTEKRLKGLKCAAIVTVVSFDFGFKVDKFIEAIVAHEDIEYKFNPANTVLYAKLKRFQNAQLGFMIPEYGNIDAVYNCLKTSDIMMIIWPGNGELSETQKDFIRHVKAFGAPSVIHFTPSVTNQKEKSQNKQILDKVISNWAFGEEKFHYLDTKDIYNSLRLIKDYKKKPMAIQVKRSFLVADDISVIGDPEEYITAIKCVVRGAPLNPNRLLCLQSVGNFQIAKIVETDSLWDTKDGSFELHPKPGKREWIPDHEKQEDLQESIIPDPMEGEQTWPSKDDYEMAKKPSEIINESTKKITVKVPKGTSDYQAAWFVNDDEENDDDDDDQEMDECMSDEENWEPKEEDEEEDTRTIMDDNATIHMNEQDMEEDNEAYDIYKDARSHANFPDEIETPKDVLAKQRFQKYRGLKSFKNAKWDPKENLPFDYARIFKISDYLHTKKIISKEVEEDFNDDKSAVPLGTSCIVFLKNAPIHIFDRFVEGAPLVMYQLLRHEQKMSVMNIVLKRVQGFDDIVKNKARMIFQVGFRKFAAEPIFSQHTNGDKFKMERFMPEEGAFVATIYAPITYTPCPVVAYVETDDGRHKLAATGSVLNLNPDRIILKRTVLSGHPFKINKRSVVCRYMFFNKDDIEYFKPLELWTPSGARGHIKESLGTHGLFKCTFDKQLSAMDVILLNLYKRVYPKWNLDQCIPPAKWTLSNYPHGIIPFSALKPST